Part of the Neisseria brasiliensis genome is shown below.
CATGTTAATACTCAAAACATTCAAATTTGAACTGATGCCAAACGGCGAGCAAATCCGCAAAATGAAACAATTTTGCGGTTGTTCGCGTTTCGTATTCAATCGTGCTTTGGCGTATCAAAACGAACAATATCAACAAGATAATTCGTTCAAATTTAGCTACACCAAAATCGCAAATTTGCTGCCTGAATGGAAACGAGAATTAGACTGGCTAAAAGACTGCCACAGCCAAGTTTTGCAGCAAAGTTTGAAAGACTTGGAAAGCGCATTCAAAAACTTCTTTGCCAAACGCGCAGATTTCCCCAAATTCAAACGCAAAGGCGAAAAAGACAGTTTCCGCTTTCCGCAAGGCTGTAAATTGGAGCAGCAAAATAATCGTATCTATTTGCCCAAAATCGGTTGGGTGCGCTATCGCAACAGCCGACACGTTTCAGGCAGCCTGAAAAACGTAACCGTATCGCAAAAATGCGGTAAATGGTTTGTATCTATGCAAACCGAAACCGAGCAGGAAATCGCGCAGCCAAACGGTGGCGAAACTGGGATTGATATGGGTGTTGCCAAATTTGCAACATTGTCCAATGGTCAGTTTTTTGAGCCAATCAACGCATTCAAAACGTTGAAAGGCAAACTAGCAAAACTGCAAAAACAGTTCAAACACAAAACCAAATTCAGCAAAAACTGGCAGAAACTGAAAGCAAAAATCAGCCGTTTGCACCACAAAATCAGCAATATCCGTAAAAACTACCTGCACCAAATCAGCAGCGCAATCAGCCAAAACCACGCGATTGTGTATGTGGAAGATTTGCAGGTGGCGAATATGTCCAAATCCGCTAAAGGCAACGCCGTGCAGCATGGAAAAAACGTTGCTGCCAAATCAAGCTTAAACCGTGCGATTTTAGACCAGTCTTGGTTTGAGTTTCGCCGTCAGTTGGACTATAAGCTGTTGTGGCGCGGTGGGCATTTGGTGGCTGTTCCGCCACAAAATACCAGTCGTTGTTGCCCAGCTTGCGGACATACTGCCAAAGATAACCGTCAAACACAGGCAAACTTTGAATGTGTGCAATGTGGCTATCAAAACAATGCGGATATTGTGGGTGCAATCAATGTGTTAAAGCGCGGTCAAGAGATTTTGGCAGCGCAAAAGTAAAATGAAGTTTCAGGGCAGGACGTGCCCGTAGCGTCTGTGAAGTGAACCGTGCAGTAAGGCGGTCAGCAGCAGAAACCCACCGAAGCGATTTGTGAATGGCTCAATGCCGTTCACAAATCGCCGTAGGAATTCCCTCCCTTCAGGGAGGGAAGGACGTCAACCTGCTGTGTGGTGATGCATTTGATGGTGAGTTATCCTTTAAAAAGTTGAAAGTTGCTAAAGGCACAGTTGCTTCAGACTGGACACCTGCCCCTGAAGACTTGGAAGCCAAAGCTGCTGCAACCGAAGCGGCTTTAACCGAATTTAAATCGGCTCAGGCTGCTAAGGAGGAAGCTAC
Proteins encoded:
- a CDS encoding RNA-guided endonuclease InsQ/TnpB family protein, which produces MLILKTFKFELMPNGEQIRKMKQFCGCSRFVFNRALAYQNEQYQQDNSFKFSYTKIANLLPEWKRELDWLKDCHSQVLQQSLKDLESAFKNFFAKRADFPKFKRKGEKDSFRFPQGCKLEQQNNRIYLPKIGWVRYRNSRHVSGSLKNVTVSQKCGKWFVSMQTETEQEIAQPNGGETGIDMGVAKFATLSNGQFFEPINAFKTLKGKLAKLQKQFKHKTKFSKNWQKLKAKISRLHHKISNIRKNYLHQISSAISQNHAIVYVEDLQVANMSKSAKGNAVQHGKNVAAKSSLNRAILDQSWFEFRRQLDYKLLWRGGHLVAVPPQNTSRCCPACGHTAKDNRQTQANFECVQCGYQNNADIVGAINVLKRGQEILAAQK